One part of the Thermoanaerobacterium sp. CMT5567-10 genome encodes these proteins:
- a CDS encoding ATP-dependent Clp protease ATP-binding subunit, with protein MAMFGRFSEKAQKVLYQAQEEARSLYHNYVGTEHILLGLIKEEDGIASRVLKNLGVTYDDIRAKVETLIGMGNVPGDVVGYTPRAKRVLELSFAEARRFNTNYIGTEHILLGLIREGEGVAVRILMELGVDFNRVREEIVKMVSEEPSGAANKAQRAKNTNTPNLNQFGRDLTELAREGKLDPVIGREKEIERVIQILSRRTKNNPCLIGEPGVGKTAVAEGLAEAIESGTIPEILKGKRVVTLDMASMVAGTKYRGEFEDRLKNVLNEVIKTGNVILFIDELHTIIGAGAAEGAIDASNILKPALARGEIQVIGATTIDEYRKYIEKDPALERRFQPIMVEEPSVEETIEILKGLRDKYEAHHRVKITDEAIEAAAKLSHRYITDRYLPDKAIDLIDEAASRVRLKTVTAPPEIKELEDKLNMLNKDKEEAIRTQEYEKAAKIRDEEQKIKEQLENLKSKWQQNSLVKDKSVGAEEISQIVSLWTGIPTQKLAQEESERLLHLEEILHKRVIGQDEAVDAVARAIRRARVGLKDPRRPIGSFIFLGPTGVGKTELSKALAEAMFGDESAIVRIDMSEYMEKFSVSRLIGSPPGYVGYEEGGELTEKIRRKPYSVILFDEIEKAHPDVFNILLQILDDGRLTDSKGRTVDFKNTLIIMTSNVGAQLIKKQTTLGFMPEGEEDKASYEKMKENILDELKKSFRPEFLNRIDDIIVFRQLTQDDIRKITDLMIADLNKRLKDNNISLEFTDDAKEELLKEGYDVTYGARPLRRAIQKVVESELSELMLKGEVKSGDKILVKLKDGKFDFTKV; from the coding sequence ATGGCAATGTTTGGAAGATTTTCAGAGAAGGCACAGAAAGTGCTTTATCAGGCACAGGAGGAAGCACGTTCACTATATCACAATTACGTAGGAACAGAGCACATTCTTTTAGGCCTTATAAAAGAAGAAGATGGAATAGCATCAAGAGTTCTTAAAAATCTCGGCGTAACGTATGATGATATAAGAGCAAAAGTAGAGACTTTGATTGGAATGGGGAATGTACCGGGAGATGTTGTAGGATATACACCTAGAGCAAAGAGGGTTTTAGAGCTTAGCTTTGCTGAGGCTAGAAGGTTTAATACAAATTACATTGGTACAGAGCACATTTTATTAGGGTTAATAAGAGAAGGCGAAGGTGTAGCAGTAAGGATATTGATGGAGTTAGGTGTGGATTTTAACAGAGTTAGAGAAGAGATAGTAAAGATGGTCAGTGAAGAACCTTCTGGTGCCGCAAATAAGGCACAAAGGGCTAAAAATACTAATACACCTAACTTAAACCAGTTTGGAAGGGATTTGACGGAATTAGCAAGAGAAGGAAAGCTAGATCCTGTCATTGGGCGTGAAAAGGAGATAGAACGAGTTATACAGATATTAAGTAGAAGAACTAAAAACAATCCATGCCTTATTGGTGAGCCAGGTGTAGGTAAAACTGCAGTTGCTGAAGGATTGGCGGAAGCAATTGAAAGCGGTACAATACCAGAAATACTTAAAGGTAAACGTGTTGTAACTTTAGATATGGCTTCAATGGTTGCAGGCACAAAATACAGAGGAGAATTTGAGGATAGGCTAAAAAATGTCTTAAATGAAGTCATAAAAACAGGAAATGTCATACTGTTTATAGATGAGTTACACACGATAATAGGAGCTGGTGCTGCTGAAGGTGCGATAGACGCATCCAATATTTTAAAGCCAGCCCTTGCAAGAGGAGAAATACAAGTAATAGGCGCGACGACTATAGACGAGTATCGGAAATACATTGAAAAAGACCCAGCCCTTGAAAGAAGATTTCAACCTATAATGGTTGAAGAGCCGTCTGTAGAAGAAACGATTGAAATATTAAAAGGACTTAGAGATAAATATGAGGCGCACCATAGAGTAAAAATTACAGATGAAGCTATTGAGGCTGCTGCAAAACTTTCCCACAGGTATATAACAGATAGATATCTGCCTGACAAGGCTATAGATCTTATAGATGAAGCTGCATCAAGAGTAAGATTAAAAACAGTTACAGCTCCACCAGAGATAAAAGAGTTAGAAGACAAATTAAATATGTTAAATAAGGATAAAGAAGAAGCTATAAGGACGCAAGAGTACGAAAAGGCTGCTAAAATAAGGGATGAAGAGCAAAAGATAAAAGAACAGTTGGAGAATTTAAAATCAAAGTGGCAGCAGAATTCATTGGTAAAAGATAAAAGCGTCGGTGCTGAAGAGATTTCTCAGATTGTATCGCTGTGGACCGGAATTCCAACTCAAAAACTTGCACAAGAAGAATCTGAAAGACTGCTGCATTTAGAGGAGATCTTACACAAACGTGTAATAGGACAGGATGAAGCGGTTGACGCTGTGGCAAGAGCAATAAGAAGGGCAAGAGTTGGATTAAAAGATCCTAGAAGACCTATCGGATCATTCATATTCTTGGGACCAACTGGTGTTGGCAAGACTGAGCTTAGCAAAGCATTAGCCGAAGCCATGTTTGGCGACGAATCAGCGATAGTCAGAATAGATATGTCAGAATATATGGAAAAATTCTCTGTATCAAGACTTATTGGCTCACCTCCTGGATATGTAGGATACGAAGAGGGTGGAGAACTTACAGAGAAAATAAGAAGAAAACCATATTCTGTAATTCTATTTGATGAGATTGAAAAGGCGCATCCTGATGTCTTCAATATACTTCTGCAGATTTTAGACGATGGAAGGCTTACGGATTCAAAAGGCAGGACAGTGGACTTTAAGAATACGCTTATAATAATGACTTCTAACGTCGGTGCACAGCTTATAAAGAAGCAAACTACTTTAGGATTTATGCCTGAAGGGGAAGAGGATAAGGCATCATACGAAAAGATGAAAGAAAACATCTTAGACGAACTCAAAAAGTCATTTAGGCCTGAGTTTTTAAACAGAATAGATGATATTATCGTATTCCGTCAACTGACACAGGATGACATAAGAAAAATTACTGATTTGATGATAGCTGATTTAAACAAGAGACTGAAGGATAATAATATTAGCCTTGAATTTACAGATGATGCTAAAGAAGAACTTCTAAAAGAAGGCTATGATGTAACGTATGGTGCAAGACCTTTAAGAAGGGCTATACAAAAAGTTGTCGAAAGTGAGCTTTCAGAATTGATGTTGAAAGGTGAAGTAAAATCCGGTGATAAAATTTTAGTGAAGCTGAAAGACGGAAAATTTGATTTTACTAAAGTGTAA
- a CDS encoding protein arginine kinase, which yields MFDHDNDVVISSRIRLARNLSDIPFPSVMTESEADKVKESVKKAIFDSKTILSTQFSEYDMKKITPLERQSLVERHLISPDLAQNTKNGSALIKNDGAVSILINEEDHLRIQTIFNGLNLKEAWDLADKIDDLIEENISYAFNEKLGYLTACPTNVGTGIRASVMVHLPALTITGQIGNILNSVSKIGIAVRGMYGEGTQSLGDIYQISNQVTLGQSEIEIIENLEGIVKQIISNERKAREDLYKRRKVQIEDRIGRAYGLLTNAKVMSTQEFMRLISDVRLGAVLDIINIDIQKIDEITTHIQPGNLQKIIGKQLEPYERDVKRAEYVAKLIRS from the coding sequence ATGTTCGACCATGACAATGATGTGGTGATATCCAGCAGAATCAGACTTGCTAGGAATTTAAGCGATATTCCTTTTCCCTCTGTTATGACAGAGAGTGAAGCAGATAAAGTGAAGGAATCGGTTAAGAAAGCCATATTTGATAGCAAAACAATCCTTTCAACACAGTTTTCTGAATACGACATGAAAAAAATAACTCCTTTAGAGCGACAATCTCTTGTCGAAAGACATTTGATAAGTCCCGATCTTGCTCAGAATACAAAAAATGGCAGTGCCCTTATTAAAAATGATGGTGCTGTCAGTATACTGATAAACGAGGAAGACCATTTAAGGATACAGACGATTTTTAACGGCCTTAATTTGAAAGAAGCTTGGGATCTGGCTGATAAGATAGATGATTTGATAGAAGAAAATATAAGTTACGCTTTTAATGAAAAATTAGGTTATCTCACAGCATGTCCTACGAATGTTGGAACTGGCATAAGAGCATCTGTAATGGTGCACTTACCAGCTCTTACAATAACAGGCCAAATAGGAAATATACTTAACTCTGTGTCGAAAATCGGCATAGCTGTAAGAGGAATGTACGGAGAAGGTACTCAGTCATTAGGCGATATTTATCAGATATCTAATCAGGTTACTTTAGGACAAAGTGAAATTGAGATAATCGAAAATTTAGAAGGGATTGTAAAACAGATTATAAGCAATGAAAGAAAAGCTAGAGAAGATCTGTATAAGAGGAGAAAAGTACAAATTGAAGATAGGATAGGGAGAGCATATGGACTTCTGACAAATGCAAAAGTCATGTCGACACAGGAATTTATGAGGCTTATTTCAGATGTAAGGTTAGGTGCTGTTTTAGACATCATAAATATAGACATTCAAAAAATAGATGAAATAACAACACATATTCAGCCGGGAAATTTACAAAAAATAATAGGGAAGCAGTTGGAACCATATGAGAGAGATGTAAAGAGAGCTGAATATGTAGCAAAATTAATCAGAAGTTAA
- a CDS encoding UvrB/UvrC motif-containing protein — protein sequence MLCDKCKERPATVHYTQIINGVKTEMNLCEQCAQEEGLLNSETFSPFVNFAPFSVQDLLAGLMNFLPNTGNTYVEEQLKCNNCGMTYDRFKETGRLGCSRCYDSFADELNPLIRRIHGSIGHRGKIPRKTGGVLRAKREIEELKAKLEKAVKEEAFEEAAKLRDKIRELEKKYGR from the coding sequence ATGTTGTGCGACAAATGCAAAGAAAGACCAGCTACAGTTCATTATACACAAATAATTAATGGTGTAAAGACGGAGATGAATCTATGTGAACAATGTGCCCAGGAAGAAGGTTTATTAAACAGCGAAACTTTCTCTCCATTTGTAAATTTTGCACCATTTTCTGTGCAGGACTTGCTGGCTGGACTTATGAATTTTCTGCCTAATACCGGAAATACTTATGTAGAAGAGCAATTGAAGTGCAATAATTGTGGCATGACATATGATAGATTTAAAGAAACAGGAAGGCTTGGATGCAGCAGATGTTATGATTCATTTGCAGATGAATTAAATCCACTTATAAGGCGAATTCACGGAAGTATTGGACACAGAGGGAAGATTCCAAGAAAAACTGGTGGTGTTTTAAGGGCAAAGAGGGAAATAGAGGAGTTGAAAGCAAAGCTTGAAAAAGCAGTAAAAGAGGAAGCCTTTGAAGAAGCTGCAAAATTGAGAGATAAGATCAGAGAGCTTGAGAAAAAATATGGAAGGTAG
- a CDS encoding CtsR family transcriptional regulator produces the protein MARLSDLIEDFIKSLIEETEEEYVEIKRNELANIFNCAPSQINYVLETRFNLSNGYIIESRRGGGGYIKIIKRPVSKDWMSKLISDIGDNITENKSRLYIDTLLEHNLITEREAALMKSVLNEKILPVSQYEKPILRAILLKVMLAELSNNLAKGE, from the coding sequence ATGGCTAGGTTAAGTGATTTGATTGAAGATTTCATAAAAAGCTTGATTGAAGAAACAGAAGAAGAATATGTAGAAATCAAAAGAAATGAACTTGCTAATATTTTTAATTGTGCCCCATCACAGATTAACTACGTACTTGAAACAAGATTCAATCTGTCAAACGGATATATTATCGAAAGCAGACGTGGTGGTGGTGGCTATATAAAAATAATAAAAAGACCCGTTTCGAAGGATTGGATGTCAAAACTTATTTCAGATATAGGAGATAATATAACAGAAAACAAAAGCAGACTTTATATTGATACTTTATTAGAACATAATTTAATAACTGAAAGGGAAGCAGCACTGATGAAATCCGTATTAAACGAAAAGATTTTGCCTGTATCACAATATGAAAAACCGATATTGAGGGCAATACTTTTAAAAGTCATGCTAGCAGAACTTTCAAATAATTTAGCGAAAGGGGAGTGA